AACCTGTGCAAAGTGAACCAGTATATGAAGAAGAAAATATTTATCAACCTCAAGAAGAATATGAAATACCTTATGCTCAAGAAGAACCTGCTGAGGAGTATAAAGTAATTAGCGATGATTCTCCATATAACATAAAAGACTCTATTGAATATTCCGGAGGTCTTGAATCATCTTACATTAGCGATAATGAAAGTATTTATCAGGAAGAACCTCAACAATTTGCACAAAATGAATATGAACCTGCACCACAACAAATTGCACAAAATGAATATAGACCAGCAGAACCTCAAGTTGAAATTCGTCAGCAACCAGTTGCTGAAGAATCTGAATACATTTATCCTGATCACAGTTATGAGCCTCCTAAAACCAGTGGAAGACAAAATCTTGAAGATAAATATGAAAAATATTTAGATGATTTGTACTTTGATGAAAATGAAGTTCCTTTAGGAGAACAACTTGCAAAAGATGAAGCCCAATACGGATCTTTAACCAAAAAAGAATACAAACCTAGACCTGTTGTGGAAGAAGTTCCTCAAAGAACCATTCCTAGAAATGAAACTCCAGAGGAAATGGAAGCAAGAATCAGGGCGGAACTCGCAAGAGAAATGCAAGGTGGCCAAACCCAAAAAATAGCACCTGAACCTGATGAAAAAGGAATACATAAACTAAACTATCAAGACGAAAAAGAGCCAATGGGTGTTGTTGACATATTATTAACAATTATATTAATTATCGTAATTTTAATTGTTTTATACTATGTAATTTACCTATTCGTATTAGGAACTACATACCCAACATTTATGGATGCAGTATTTGCTCTTAAAAACCCACAAAACGTAATCAACCATATTGT
This portion of the uncultured Methanobrevibacter sp. genome encodes:
- a CDS encoding ATPase; amino-acid sequence: MECHYHPEREGTDTCAICGKSICKECGLEIAGKIYCKDCLEKIVGLGIDNNQQQAPAVQEPVQSEPVYEEENIYQPQEEYEIPYAQEEPAEEYKVISDDSPYNIKDSIEYSGGLESSYISDNESIYQEEPQQFAQNEYEPAPQQIAQNEYRPAEPQVEIRQQPVAEESEYIYPDHSYEPPKTSGRQNLEDKYEKYLDDLYFDENEVPLGEQLAKDEAQYGSLTKKEYKPRPVVEEVPQRTIPRNETPEEMEARIRAELAREMQGGQTQKIAPEPDEKGIHKLNYQDEKEPMGVVDILLTIILIIVILIVLYYVIYLFVLGTTYPTFMDAVFALKNPQNVINHIVTGV